In the Oscillospiraceae bacterium genome, CGGTATTCCAGGCTGACCGACAGGCCGTCGATCTTGGCCTCGACGACATATTCCGGCTTAACGCCCGCTTCGCGGACGCGGGCATCGAACTCCCGCAGCTCATCAAAGGAGAACGCATCCTGTAAACTCTCCATCTTGACCGCGTGGGTCACTTTGCTGAATTTGCTGCTGGCCGTGCCGCCCACATGCTGGGTAGGCGAATTGGCCGTGACCAGTTCGGGGTACTCCTTCTCAATGGCTTTCAGTTCGCGCGTCATGGCGTCGTACTCGAAGTCTTCCAGTTCGGGGGCGTCCTGATCGTAGTACAGCCGGTTATTTTTCTCTATGATAACGCGCAGTTCTTCAGCGCGTTTGCGTGCCTGCTCCAGTTCCATTGTCTGCTCCATTTCATTTTGCTGAATATAGGGATAGTATACCACATTTCGGGCGCGGACTCAATCGAAATTACTGGCATAGGCGCTGGGCGTGTCGCCGCAGATGAGCACACTGGCCAGGGGCACGGTGTCAGTCACGGTCAGGGTCGCGGTGCGGCCGTCCAGCACCATATTGACGGTGACGGTCAGCTCCAGCACGGCGGTGCAGCGGGTGGTGTTGATGGAAAGGGACTCAGCGGTTTCCCGGACAGCCCCCTGCACATAGCCCTGGGGTTGCAGGGTGAACTCCCACCCTGGGCCCAGGCCGCTGAGCAGGCTGTTGTTGGTCAGGCTGCCAAAAGGGATCAGATAGTCGGTTTTCGGCAGGGCGGCCAGACTTTGCTGCACGGCCGCGGTCAGCTGCACTTCAGCGGCGTTGGCGCGGGCGGTGTCCAACTGGACAAGCTCCCCCCGCTGGATGTAGAGGGCTTCGCACAGCGTGGGCATTGTTTGCAGTTGGGCGCTGACGGCGGATTGCATCGCCTGCACGGTAGCGGCACGGGCTTCGTACTCGGCCAGCTGGTGCAGGGTCGGTTTGACAGTGGTATTGACATAGCGGCTGAACTGCCCTAGGGCCAGTGCCGCCAGCACCAGCGTGGCAGATACGTAAAATTTGATGAATGTACGGCGTTTTAGCGGCTGTTTTCTGCGTGGCATCGACCCCACCCCCGTACCCATACTACGCGCGGAAAAAACTTTTTGATTTTTTTGCAAAAATCTGTTGACAAACCCAACCGCCTTTGCTATAATAATCAGCATCGTCAGGAAATCATCCTGCGCCGAACAGTCTGGGGGATTAGCTCAGCTGGGAGAGCGCTTGCATGGCATGCAAGAGGTCACCGGTTCGATCCCGGTATTCTCCACCAGATCAAGACCGCAACGGAAGTTGCGGTCTTTTTTATTTGTATCGCCTGTTTGGTTCGATTGCACGGGCGGATATGGAATCCACCCCTACGGGTATGCAGCCGGGGTGCGCAGGCAGCGGGCCGATGGCGGGCATAGGCACCCTACAAAGCTATAGCAAGGAGCGCCTGCGCGAAAATCCCGCAAATATTTTCAGTTTTTTTCAGTTTTTGCAAAAACAGGCTTGACAGGGCAAAGCCTGTCTGCTATACTAAGTAAGCTGTAACGAAAGACACGCACTTCTGGGGGATTAGCTCAGCTGGGAGAGCGCTTGCATGGCATGCAAGAGGTCACCGGTTCGATCCCGGTATTCTCCACCACAAAAAGCTGCAACATTGGTTGCGGCTTTTTTCTTTTATCTTGCGTATAACATAAAGGGGACCGGCGCGTTTGCGTCGATCCCCTTTTACTGTTTATAAAGCTTTACAAATTACTCCGCATCCTCGCAGAAAGCCTTGAAGGTCAGGTAAGCCATGTAGACGTCGGCCTTGGAGACGACCTCAAACGGGGCGTGCATCGAGAGCACGGGCACGCCGATGTCGATGGTGTCGATGTCCTGGTTGGCCACGTACTTGGCAACGGTGCCGCCGCCGCCCAGGTCCAGCTTGCCCATCTCGCCGATCTGCCAAACGACGTTATTCTTCTCCAGCAGGCGGGTCAGGTAGCTGACCATCTCGGCACAGGCATCGCTGGTGCCGGACTTACCGCGGGCTCCGGTGTATTTGTAGATGGCCACGCCGTTGCCTGCATAGGTGGCGTTGTCCGGCTCAAAGGCATCGGCAAAGGTCGGGTCATAGGCAGCGGTAACGTCGGCAGACAGGCACTTGCCAGCCTTACAGGCGGTGATGTAGTCAGCACCCTGGCCGGCGCAGAGTTGCTGGATGAAGTGGAAGGTGTACATGCTGTTCAGGCCGGTGACGCCGTCGGAGCCGGTCTCCTCTTTATCGGTCAGCACGCAGATGGTGGTGTAGGCCGGAGCTGTGATGCCGATCTCGGCCATCAGGGCCGGGTAAGCATCCACGCGGTCATCGTGGCCGTAGGCACCGATCATAGCGCGGTCCAGGCCGATGTCGCGGGCCTTGTGGGCAGGCACGACCTCGATCTCGGCGCGGGTGAAGTCGCGCTCGGTGATGCCGTAAGCCTCGTTGAGCATGCCCAGGATGTTCAGCTTGATGCGCTGCTCGGCATCCTTATCAGCGATGGGCTGAGAGGCAATCAGCACGTTCAGCTCCTCGGCGGTAATGCCTTCCGCCAGGGTCTTGGTGTTCTGCTTGGCACCCAGGTGCGGCAGCAGGTCGGTGATGCAGAAAACAGGGTCGCTGTCCTTCTCGCCGATGCAGATCTCGGCGCAGGTGCCGTCAGCGCGGTAAACAACGCCGTGCAGGGCCAGGGGGATGGTGGGCCACTGGTACTTACGGATGCCGCCATAGTAATGGGTGCGCAGATAGCCGATACCGGTCTTTTCAAACACGGGCACGGGGCGCAGGTCCAGGCGCGGAGAGTCGATGTGGGCGATGTTCAGGTGGAAGCCCGCTTCCAGGCTCTTGGTGCCGATGGTGGCGGCCAGGATGCACTTTTCGCGGTTGATGGTGTAGACCTTGGTGCCGGGGGCCAGCTTCTCGCCGGGGACGAACTTTTTGTAGCCGGCGTCCAGCAGCAGCTTCTCGCTGGTGCGGACAGCCTCGCGCTCAGTCTTGGCGTTATCCAGGAAGGTCTTGTAGCCTTCGCAGAAATCCTGGGCGGCCTGCAGGGCGTCCGGGGCAGCGTCGGCTACCGTTTCATTTTTGTAAAGCAGTGCTTTGAGTTCCTCAGTGGTCTTCATGGGAAACTTCCTTTCTTATTTTTCGTTATAGATGTCCTGATAGCGTTGGTAGCTATTGGTTATCTTACGTACATATAGCCGCATCTGCGGGTAGGGGTAATGGTCCAGCGTTTCGCCGTCGGAGGAATATTCTGCCTGGGACAGCAGGTTATCCACGGTCCCCCATCCGCTGTGGTAGGCCGCAGCGGCGGTGGCCAGGTCATCATGGTAGCGCAGCAGGCAGTAGCTGACGAAGTAAGTACCGAAACGGATGTTGGTTTCGGGGTCGTAGAGATCGTCAAAGGTCAGATCCTCGCTGGGGGCGATCTTCAGCTTGATCCAGTCGAAGGTCTCCTCGGTGATCTGCATCAGGCCGCGGGCGCCCACGTTGGATTGAGCGTTTGGATTAAAGTTGCTCTCGGTACGGATGAAGGAGTATAAGATCAGCGGGTCGATATTGTACTTGCCTGCGTAGTATTCCACATACTCGTTGTAGCGGCAGGGATACTCCATCGTATCGACCTGGCGGCGGAAAACGGTAAACAAAAGGGTCGCGGCCAGCGCCAGGACCACCAGCACCGCAAGCAGGGTGCGCAGCAGGCCGGGGCGGCGGGACTTTGCTTTTTTAGCCATGCTCCTCCTTTCACAGCTGCTGTAAAACGGCGTGCATTTTTTCTGCCAGCTGTTCGGCGGTGCCATCGTTGACGACCTCATGGGTAGCAGCGGCGCGCAGCGTTTCGATGGGCGTCTGCGCGTCCAAGCGGCGGCGGGCCATTTCGGGCGCGATGCCGTCACGGGCACAAATGCGGGCCACGCTGGTATCGTAGGGGGCGCTGATAAGTACCAGTGCGTCACAGCGGGCCTCGAACGGCGTGCCGACGATGACTGCACCGTCCACAAAGGCCAGTTCTGCCCCGCCCTGCTCGGCTTCTTGCAGGCGCGTTTCAATGCGGTGCAAAATTTCCGGCTGGGTGATGGCTGTTAAGGCCCGGGTGCCCGCCGGGGTGGCAAAGGCGCGGTCTGCCAGCAGACGGCGGCGGACATTGCCATTTTCGTCAGCGATGTCGGCACCGAATTTTTCTTGCAATTGGGCAATGCAGGGCGAGCCGGGCAGCAGCATCTCGCGGGCGATAAGGTCCGCGTCAATACAAGGATACCCCTGCCCTGCTAAAAATTTTGTCGCACTGGATTTACCGCAGCCGGAGCGGCCGGTGATGCCTATGACTTTCATAGTTCGACCACCCGGAACGCCGCGGCGCGGATGAGGCGGTTGTAGACCGCCATGGAGACACCGTCCTGCTCAGGGCAGCGGGCGTAGACGATCTCGGCACCATGCTTGTCCAAGTCGCGCAGGGCGGTGAACAGGTGGTGCGCCTGGGTGACGCCATCGTGATTTTTGCCGTACTCGATAAAGGGCACGGGCAACTGGGCGCCCTCGCCATCAAAGCAGAGCGCCCACACGCCGGGGGCCGCGTGCTGCTCGACATAGGCCTTATACTTAGCGAAATCACCGCGTAAAATCGTGACCTGCGCCTTGGGGGCGTAGTGCTTGTACTTCATGCCGGGAGAGCGGGCCACTTCCCCATCCTTGAGCTTTTCCAGAATCGCGGGGCTGACGAGGACTTCTTCGCCCAGGACCTCTTCCATCTGCTCTTTCGTTACGTAGCCGGGGCGCAGCAGCATCGGGTGTTCGCCGGTAACAGCCACGACCGTGGACTCGACACCGACAGCGCTCTCGCCGCCGTCCAGGATCAGCGGCAGGCGGCCGTCCATATCCACCAGGGTATCCTGGGCGTTGGTGGGGCTGGGCTTGCCAGAGAGGTTGGCAGACGGCGCAGCAAACGCCACACCGCTGGCCTTGATGACAGCCTGTACCACCGGGTGGGACGGCATGCGCACGCCCACGGTATCCAGCCCTGCACAGGTCACGTCGCTGACCTCCCCGCCCCGGGGCATGACCATCGTCAGTGGGCCGGGCCAAAAGGCTTTGGCCAGCTTGTAGGCACGGTCGGGCACCTCGGACACGATGCCCTTGAGCATCTCCATGCCGTAGATGTGCACGATCAGGGGGTTATCCTGGGGGCGGCCCTTGGCCTCAAAAATCTTTTTGACTGCTTCGCCATTGCGGGCGTCGGCCGCGATGCCGTAGACCGTCTCGGTCGGCAGGGCGACCAGCTCGCCTTTTTGCAGCAGTTCTGCCGCCAGTGCAATGCTTTTGTCATTCACTGGCAAAACCTGTGTATTCATTATGCGTCACCTTTGTTTGCTTTGAGTTTTTCTTCACGGTCGGCCAAAATCAGCGGGTCCAGCACCCGGTCCAGGTCACCGTCCAGCACGCTTTGCAGGTTGCGCAGCGTTAAACCGATGCGGTGGTCGGTCACGCGATCCTGCGGGAAGTTGTAGGTGCGGATCTTTTCGCTGCGATCACCGCTTCCCACCTGGCTTTGCCGCTGGGCGTTATAGGCTTCATCGTAGGCGGCCTGCTTTTGCTGCAGCAGGCGGCTGCGCAGGACTTTTAAAGCGCGGTCTTTGTTTTCCCGCTGGCTGCGCTGATCCTGACATTCTACCACCATACCGGTAGGCAGGTGGGTCACGCGGATGGCCGAGGACGTTTTGTTGATGTGCTGACCGCCTGCGCCCGAAGAACGGAAGGTATCGATGCGCAGATCCTTGGGGTCCAATTCAAACTCCACTTCCTCGGCTTCGGGCATGACGGCCACCGTGACGGTAGAGGTGTGGATGCGGCCCTGGGTCTCGGTCTCCGGCACGCGCTGGACGCGGTGGACGCCGCTTTCAAACTTCAGGCGGCTGTAGACATCGGGGCCTTCTACAGAAAAGACGATTTCCTTTACGCCTCCCAGCTCGGTGGGGTTCTCGCTGATGGTCTCGCACTTCCAGCCGCGTTTGGCAGCGTACATGTTGTACATCCGCCACAGGCTGTGGGCAAAGAGCGCGGCTTCTTCGCCGCCCGCACCGGCACGAATTTCCAGAATGACGCTTTTTTCGTCATCGGCATCCTTGGGGATGAGCAGCAGGCGGAGATTCTCTTCGCTCAGTGCCAGATTCCGGGCGATTTCGCAAAGTTCCTGCTGTACCATAGCGGTAAACGCCGGGTCGGAGTCCTGCTGCAGGACCTCTTTGGCCTCCTGCTCATCTTTTTGCAGGGCCGTATAGCGGCGGTATTCTTCCATCAGGGGGGTCAGTTCCTTGTAGTCACGCATCATCTGGGCGTAGGCGTCTGCATCGGCAGCAGCCTCCGGCGTGGACATTTTATAGGCCAGTTCTTCGTACCGGCGCTCGATCTCGTGCAGTTCAGAAAAAGGCTGCATGGTTCCTCCTTTGGGGTATCGGGTTGTGGCGGGCAAAAATCACCGCTACTGTTCCCCGCCCCGCAGGACTTTTTTGATGTTGCGCTCGATCTTGGCACGCGGCAGCATGATCTCGTGCCCGCAGCCCTGGCAGCGGATTTTGAAATCCATGCCGACACGCAGCACATCAAAACGGTTGGCACCACAGGGGTGCGGTTTCTTGGTCTGGATCACATCGCCGACCTGTACATCCATGGCAGCACACCGCCCTTTCTTTGCTAAAATTCAGTACCCTTTATTATAGTACATCACGGTTTGTTTTGCAAACCCACTGCATAAAAGTTTACAAGGGTCCCCGGCCCTGCCGGGGGCATACACCATACAAGAAAAGAGGAGCCGAAAATGCTGGAATATCGTGCCGAAGGTCTTTGCCGCAACGCCAACCATCTGCGCCGTGAGGAGCTGTATCACTGCATCACCACCGGCGAAGTATTGCAGAGCACCGCCCTTGCCTTTGATACCGAGCGCCGCCTGCGCTTTGAGCTGGGCGGCCAGCGGGCCTACATGCCCTTTGAGGAATGTGTGGATGTCGGCCCGCAGGAGGAGATCAAGGATATTGCCGTGCTGACCCGGGTGGGCCGCCCCACCTGCTTTGTCATCACCGGCACCGAGGTGGACGAGAATGGCGAGGAGGTGTTTCTGCTCTCCCGTTCGCTGGCCCAGCGGCTGTGCCGTCGGCAGTATCTGGATACCTTGGAAGCCGGCAGTGTCATTCCCTGCACGGTGACGCACATCGAGAATTTTGGCGCGTTCTGCGATATTGGCTGCGGCATTGCAGCACTGCTGCCCATTGATTGTTTGTCGGTGTCGCGCATTTCCTCGCCTGCCGACCGGGTACAGGTGGGCCAGCAATTGCTGTGTGCCATCAAGAACCGGGACCCCCAGGGACGCATCGTGCTGACGCTGCGGGAACTGCTGGGCACCTGGAGCGAGAACGCCGCCTGCTTTGCCCCCGGCGAGACCGTGGTGGGCATTGTGCGCAGTGTGGAGGATTACGGCGTGTTTATTGAGATCGCGCCCAACCTGGCGGGGCTGGCCGAGGCCGACCGCAGTCTGCATCCCGGCCAGGCCGTGAGTGTGTACATTAAAAACATCCTGCCGGACAAGATGAAGATCAAGCTGGTGGTGGTGAACAAAAATCTCGCCCAGCCGCTTCGGTTTGAGCCGCACTACTTTGTCACCCGCGGGCGTATCAAAAAGTGGACCTACTCCACCCCGCAGAGCCGCAAGCAGATCGAGACGGTGTTTTAAGCTTTAAACAAATCCGATTTGCTATCTTGCCACTTCTGTTTTTGCCGTGTATAATAGTATGGAAAACACAAAATACGAGGAAGTGATCAGATGGCAGAAGCATTTACCGCAGGTGTAAAGCCCGGTGGCCTTACAGATGATACCCAGATTCGCATTTTACTTTGCTATCTTATCAAAACAGCCGGTCCCCTGACGCGGGATACCCTGCAGGGCGCGCTTTTGCAGGAGCAGCTGGTCAATTACTTTGAATTTGCCGACGCTTTGGCCGAGGTGCAGAAGCAGGGCCTTGTCACCTGTACCGACGAGCAGTACAGCATCACTGACAAGGGTGCTTCGGTGGCCAGCACACTGGCCCATGATTTGCCCCGCACTGTGCGGGAGAGCGCCATCCGCGCCGTAATGCAGATCCAGAGCTGGCGGCACAAGGCAGCCTCCAACCGCGCCCATGTGGAAGAAAAAAACGGCAAGTATGTGGTGTGGTGCAATATCGGCGACCTGGGCAGCGATGTGTTTCAGCTGCAGCTGACCATGCCCGACAAGCTGACCGCCGAGATGACGAAGAACATGTTTATTGCACACGGCAGCGATATTTACTCGAAACTCATGGATATGCTGACCCAGCCGGGGACGGATGATGATCGGCCGCCGGAGGCGCTGTTGTGACATGGCGGGCCGATGCAGGCATCGGCCCCTGCAGAGCATTTGCAGCATTACAGGGCTGCGGCATAATAAGCAGCATACAAAAACGGCCTGTCCGCAGGGACAGGTCGTTTTGTTTTGCTTATTCGCAGCCGAGGTAGGCTTTGCGGACCTCGATGTTGTTGGCAAGCTCGTGGGCTTCGCCTTCCATCTTGATCTTGCCGGTCTCCAGCACGTAGGCACGGTTGGCGATCTCCAGGGCCATTTTGGCGTTCTGCTCCACCAGTAGCACGGTCACACCGTTGCGGTTGACCTGGCGGATGATCTTGAAGATTTCCTTGACCAGCAGCGGAGACAGACCCATGGACGGCTCGTCCAGCAGCAGCATCTTGGGCTTGCACATCAGGGCACGGCCCATGGCCAGCATCTGCTGCTCGCCGCCGGAAAGTGTACCGGCGGGCTGGTTACGGCGCTCTTTCAAGCGCGGCAGCAGATCAAAGACCATATCGTAGTCGTTCTGGATGGCCTCTTTGCCGTCGCGGCGGGTGTAGGCACCCATCTGCAGGTTCTGCATAACGGTCAGCCCGCTGAAGACACGGCGGCCTTCCGGCACCTGGGCCAGGCCCAGACGGATGATCTTGTGGGCTTCCATCTTACTGATGTTCTGGCCGCAGTAGTCGATCTCGCCGCTCTGCACTTTCAGCAGGCCGGAGATGGCGTGCATGGTAGTCGTTTTACCGGCACCGTTGGCACCGATCAGCGTGACGATCTCGCCCTCATTGACGTGGAACGAAATGTCACGCAGGGCCTGGATGGACCCGTAAAAAACGTTGATATTTTTAACAGAAAGCATCTCACCCATGATCAGTCACCTCCCAGATAGGCCGCAATGACCTTGGGGTTATTGCGGATTGCTTTGCCGTCGCCGCGGGCGATGACACGGCCGTAGTCCAGCACGGTGATCTCCTCGCAGATGCCCATGACAAAGTTCATATCGTGCTCGATGAGCAGGATGGCGATGCCGAACTGGTCGCGCACACTGCGTACGGTCTGCATCAACTCGTCGGTTTCGTTGGGGTTCATACCGGCGGCAGGCTCGTCCAGCAGCAGCAGTTTCGGGTTGGTGGCCAGGGCACGGGCGATCTCCAGCTTGCGCTGTTCGCCGTAGGGCAGCTGGCTGGCCTTGAGGTCTGCCTTATCTTCCAGTCCAAAGATCTTGAGCAGCTTCTTCGCCTCGCGATTCATCTCGTGCTCTTTCTCTTTGTAGGCGGGCAGGCGCAGGATGCCGGTCCACATGCCGTACTGGATCTGGTTGTGCAGGCCGACCTTGACATTATCCAGCACGCTCATCTCGTTGAACAGGCGGATATTCTGGAAGGTACGGGCCACACCGGCCTTGCTGATCAGTTCGGGGGTCTTGCCGGTGATATCCTTGCCGTCGAGGACGATGTTGCCCTCGGTAGGCTTGTAGACGCCGGTGAGCATGTTAAACACGGTGGTCTTGCCGGCGCCGTTGGGGCCGATCAGACCATAGAGGTGGCCTTTCTCGATGGAAAGGTCCAGCTGAGCAACGGCCTGCAGGCCGCCGAAAGCAATACCCAGGTTGCTTACTTCCAACAGTGCCATGTTAAGCCGCCTCCTTCTTGTTCTTCTTGGGTGCCCTGTCGGCCGCGTCCTTGCGGAAACGGGCAGTCAGGCGCTTGCGCATTGCAATCATCTGCGGGCTCTGGTTGAAGATCATCACAACGATCAGCACGATGGCGTAGATCAGCATGCGGTAATCGTTCATGCTGCGCAGCAACTCGGGCAGGACGGTCAGCACGGTGGCAGCAATGACCGAGCCGCGCAGGTTGCCGATGCCGCCCAGAACAACGAACACCAGGATCAGGATGGAGGTGTTGTAGTCAAACTTCTTAGCGACCAGAGAGGAGTAGTTCAGCGAGTAAAGCACACCGGCCATACCGGCAAACACAGCGGAGGTCACAAAAGCCATCAGCTTGTACTTGGTGATGGGGATACCGACCGAACGAGCGGCGATCTCGTTATCACGGATGGAGGTGATGGCGCGGCCTGCGCGGGAGTTGACCAGGTTAAGGATGACAGCCAGCGTGATGATAACCAGCACGATGCCGATGGTGAAGGTGGAAGCCTTCTTGATTCCGGTGATGCCCATGGCGCCATTGATCAGCACTTTGCCGTCGGCGTCTAGATTCAGGGAGGCAGTGTCCTTCAGGGAGAAGTGCAGGCCCTTGGAATCCACGCCCAGGTTGCAGGCGTTCATGAAGTTCTTGACGATCTCACCGAAAGCCAGTGTGACGATGGCCAGATAATCGCCGGACAGACGCAGAACAGGGATGCCGACCAGGAAGCCGAAGATACCAGCCACAACGCCACCCACCACAAAGGCCAGCAGCAGCGCTGCAGGCTTGGGGAAGGTGGTGTCATACAGGCTGACCCACACCAGCGTACCGGCAAAAGCGCCCACGCTCATAAACCCGGCGTGGCCCAGGCTCAGCTCGCCCAGCATGCCAACGGTCAAGTTCAGGGAGACAGCCATGACAACGTATGCGCAGATAGGCACCAGCTGACCTGCGAAGGAGTTGGTGACCATGCCTGCGGCGGACAAGATCTGGATCAGCAGATAGAAGCCGATGACGATGCCAAAGGTGATGATGTTGCTCTTGGTGGAGCGGTTCAAATTTTTCAAGTTCATCGCGGCCACCTCACACTTTCACGTTGACTTTCTTGCCCAGCAGACCGGTCGGTTTGACGATCAGCACGACGACCAGCACCAGGAAGACGATGGCGTCAGACAGCTGGGTAGAAATGTAAGCTTTGCTGAGGTTCTCGATGATGCCCAGCAGGATGCCGCCGACGAATGCGCCGGGGATCGAGCCGATACCGCCGAAAACAGCCGCCACGAAAGCCTTGATACCAGGCATAGCGCCGGTGGTGGGCTGCAGCGTGGGGTAAGAGGAGCAGAGCAGCGCACCGGCGATAGCCGCCAGGGCGGAGCCGATAGCGAAGGTCAGCGAGATGGTGCCGTTGACGTTGACACCCATCAGCTGGGCAGCGCCGCGGTCCTCAGACACAGCCAGCATGGCGTGACCGGCGGGCGTGTAGTTGACGAACCACATCAGCACCACCATGATGACCACGCAGGCCAAAATGGTAACGATAGTCTCGGCGGAGATGGTCAGCTGACCGCCAAAGAGAGAAACAGGCTTCATGCCGGAAACGACAGAAGTAAAGCTCTTGGGGTTGGAGGACCAGGACAACTGGGCCACCTGTTGCAAGAGATAGCTGACACCGATGGCGGTGATCAGAACCGCCAGGGATGGTGCCTCACGCAGGGGGCGGTAGGCCAGCCGTTCGATCACCACGCCCAAAATCGTGCATACGATCATGGACAGGACGATGGACAGCACCGGGTTAAGCCCCGAAGCGCCAAAGGCGAAGTAAACGACATAACTGCCGATCATGATGACATCGCCGTGGGCGAAGTTCAACATCTTGGCAATGCCGTAGACCATGGTGTAGCCCAGGGCAATCAGTGCATAAACACTGCCCAGGCTGATACCGTTGATCAGGTAAGAAAAGAATTGCATTGCGTACACCTCACTCTATTTTGCCGCTTTGTCCCCTGCCAACAGAGTTTGCCGCAGCTGGCCGTTTGGGGAACATAAAATCATAGTACCACAAACAAAACGGCAAAACAATGGGTTTTGCGTGTATTTGTACGAAAAACTTCTGTTTTTTTCAACAATACAGAAAAACCATAAGAAAAAAGGAGCTGCCTGGACATACTTGTCCGGCAGCCCCCATTGGCAACGGAATCTACCTAGAGATTACATGGCAGCGTAAGCGCCGTCCTTGATGACAACAGCCTTAGGAGCCTTGGAAACAGCGCCGGAAGCATCCCAGGTCATGCCATCGCCGGTCAGGCCGTCGAAAGTCATGGAGCTGAACTGGGTCTTCAGAGCCTCGCAGATGTCGCTGGCATCCATGTCGCCGTTGATGTTGCCAGCCAGGGCAGCCTGGTAGATGGCGTAGACGACATCGTAAGCATCAGCAGCGAACTGGTTCGGGGTGTCGCCGTAAGCCTCCTCGTAAGCGGTAACGAAAGCCTGGGTCTTCTCGTCCTTTGCGTCAGCAGCGAACGGAGTCAGGAGCATCAGGCCCTCAGCCAGAGAGGTGTCGAAGCCTTCGATGGCCAGGATACCGTCCATGCCGTCGCAGCCGAAGAAGGTGGGCTCATAGCCGGTCTTGTTGGCGACGATCAGGATCTGGGAAGCCTCCTGATAGTAGATAGGCAGGAAGACCAGATCAGCACCGGCCTCCTGGCACTTGGCAACCTGGGTGGACAGGTCAGACTTGTTGTCAGAGGTGAAAGCCTCGTCAGCAACGATCTCCAGACCCTTCTCGGCAGCCTCAGCCTGGAACTTGTCGTGGATACCGCGGCTGTAAGCGTCGGAAGAATCATAGATGATGCCGACCTTGGTGCCCAGCTGGTTGTCTGCGATGTAATCAGCAGAAGCAACGCCCTGGTTGGGGTCGGTGAAGCAGATCTGGAAGACATTGTCGCCAGTGGCGATGACGTCAACAGCAGAAGCAGACGGGGTCATCATGAAGATGTTGTCGTTGGCAGTCTCAGCTGCAACGGCCAGGGACGGGGTGGTGGTAACTGGACCAGCCAGGACCTGCAGGCCCCAGTCCTTCAGGGTGTTATAAGCGTTCACGCTCTTCTCAGCGTCATGCTCGTCATCCTCGAACTTCCACTCAAAGACATCGCTGCCGTTGGCGGCGTTGATCTCCTTGACAGCCAGCTCTTCAGCGTTCTTAACAGCCTGGCCATACACAGCGGCAGCGCCGGTGATGGGGCCGATGCCGCCGATCTTGATGGGGGTGCCGGTGTAAGCGCCGGAGCCCTCGCCTGCCTCAGCAGTAGCGGCGGTGGAAGCTGCATCAGAGGATGCAGCGGTGCTCTCAGCAGCAGAAGAAGCCGAGGAGCCGCAGGCAGCCAGGCTCAGCACCATAGAAGCTGCCAGAACAGAACTAACGAGTTTTTTCATTGTGATTTCCCTCCCAAGAAATTTTCGCAGCACCGGCATTTCGCCGCCGGGGTCGCACAACCCCGGATAGGATGCTGGAATATACTAGCCATTATAGACTTTTATCCCCTAAAGTGCAATGGCCCGATTTTACAGAGTTGACAATCAATTTTTCAGGTTTTATGTAGTTTTTACACAAAATTTAGTTACAAAAAAGTTATCAAAACGCCAATACCGCAAAAAGTTCAAGTATTTTTTTGTAAAGTTCTTGCAAACTGCGCCGAAATTTGCCATAATGAGAAGAGTATTACACTTTACCACAAAAACGAACTGTGAAAGGGGCACATTCGCAGATGAAACTTTTGGAAGATCGCATTTTGCAGGATGGGCAGGTCCGTCCCGGCAATGTACTGAAAGTAGACTGTTTTCTGAACCACCAGCTGGACGTGGACCTGCTGGACAAGATCGGCGGGGAGTTCTACCGCATTTTTAAAAATGACGGCGTGAACAA is a window encoding:
- the coaE gene encoding dephospho-CoA kinase (Dephospho-CoA kinase (CoaE) performs the final step in coenzyme A biosynthesis.); this encodes MKVIGITGRSGCGKSSATKFLAGQGYPCIDADLIAREMLLPGSPCIAQLQEKFGADIADENGNVRRRLLADRAFATPAGTRALTAITQPEILHRIETRLQEAEQGGAELAFVDGAVIVGTPFEARCDALVLISAPYDTSVARICARDGIAPEMARRRLDAQTPIETLRAAATHEVVNDGTAEQLAEKMHAVLQQL
- a CDS encoding lytic transglycosylase domain-containing protein; protein product: MAKKAKSRRPGLLRTLLAVLVVLALAATLLFTVFRRQVDTMEYPCRYNEYVEYYAGKYNIDPLILYSFIRTESNFNPNAQSNVGARGLMQITEETFDWIKLKIAPSEDLTFDDLYDPETNIRFGTYFVSYCLLRYHDDLATAAAAYHSGWGTVDNLLSQAEYSSDGETLDHYPYPQMRLYVRKITNSYQRYQDIYNEK
- the prfA gene encoding peptide chain release factor 1 — translated: MQPFSELHEIERRYEELAYKMSTPEAAADADAYAQMMRDYKELTPLMEEYRRYTALQKDEQEAKEVLQQDSDPAFTAMVQQELCEIARNLALSEENLRLLLIPKDADDEKSVILEIRAGAGGEEAALFAHSLWRMYNMYAAKRGWKCETISENPTELGGVKEIVFSVEGPDVYSRLKFESGVHRVQRVPETETQGRIHTSTVTVAVMPEAEEVEFELDPKDLRIDTFRSSGAGGQHINKTSSAIRVTHLPTGMVVECQDQRSQRENKDRALKVLRSRLLQQKQAAYDEAYNAQRQSQVGSGDRSEKIRTYNFPQDRVTDHRIGLTLRNLQSVLDGDLDRVLDPLILADREEKLKANKGDA
- a CDS encoding DUF951 domain-containing protein produces the protein MDVQVGDVIQTKKPHPCGANRFDVLRVGMDFKIRCQGCGHEIMLPRAKIERNIKKVLRGGEQ
- a CDS encoding L-threonylcarbamoyladenylate synthase, producing MNTQVLPVNDKSIALAAELLQKGELVALPTETVYGIAADARNGEAVKKIFEAKGRPQDNPLIVHIYGMEMLKGIVSEVPDRAYKLAKAFWPGPLTMVMPRGGEVSDVTCAGLDTVGVRMPSHPVVQAVIKASGVAFAAPSANLSGKPSPTNAQDTLVDMDGRLPLILDGGESAVGVESTVVAVTGEHPMLLRPGYVTKEQMEEVLGEEVLVSPAILEKLKDGEVARSPGMKYKHYAPKAQVTILRGDFAKYKAYVEQHAAPGVWALCFDGEGAQLPVPFIEYGKNHDGVTQAHHLFTALRDLDKHGAEIVYARCPEQDGVSMAVYNRLIRAAAFRVVEL
- a CDS encoding aminopeptidase, which encodes MKTTEELKALLYKNETVADAAPDALQAAQDFCEGYKTFLDNAKTEREAVRTSEKLLLDAGYKKFVPGEKLAPGTKVYTINREKCILAATIGTKSLEAGFHLNIAHIDSPRLDLRPVPVFEKTGIGYLRTHYYGGIRKYQWPTIPLALHGVVYRADGTCAEICIGEKDSDPVFCITDLLPHLGAKQNTKTLAEGITAEELNVLIASQPIADKDAEQRIKLNILGMLNEAYGITERDFTRAEIEVVPAHKARDIGLDRAMIGAYGHDDRVDAYPALMAEIGITAPAYTTICVLTDKEETGSDGVTGLNSMYTFHFIQQLCAGQGADYITACKAGKCLSADVTAAYDPTFADAFEPDNATYAGNGVAIYKYTGARGKSGTSDACAEMVSYLTRLLEKNNVVWQIGEMGKLDLGGGGTVAKYVANQDIDTIDIGVPVLSMHAPFEVVSKADVYMAYLTFKAFCEDAE